A genomic region of Raphanus sativus cultivar WK10039 chromosome 6, ASM80110v3, whole genome shotgun sequence contains the following coding sequences:
- the LOC108806231 gene encoding branched-chain-amino-acid aminotransferase 3, chloroplastic isoform X2, with product MERATTISPSLSQNYLLCPSRAFTTRLHSFSTTRSLSPSSSSSIKVQHSSSSVSSCSINGGTSLTRCNAVLSNSSSSTEVADIDWDNIGFGLKPTDYMYVMKCNLNGEFSEGELQRFGNIEVSPSAGVLNYGQGLFEGMKAYRKQDGKNILLFRPQENATRMRNGAERMCMPAPSVDQFVQAVKATVLANKRWVPPAGKGSLYIRPLLMGTGAVLGLAPAPEYTFLVYVSPVGNYFKEGVAPINLIVESEFHRATPGGTGGVKTIGNYAAVLKAQSIAKSKGYSDVLYLDCVYKRYLEEVSSCNIFIVKDNVISTPEIKGTILPGITRKSIIDVARTQGFKVEERDVTVDELLDADEVFCTGTAVVVSPVGSITHKGKRVSYGEGSFGPVSEKLYTVLTSLQMGLSEDNMNWTVNLS from the exons atggagagagcaACCACCATTTCTCCGAGCCTGAGTCAAAACTACCTACTTTGTCCTTCACGCGCCTTCACCACGCGCCTCCACTCCTTCTCTACTACTCGGAGCTTATCGccatcatcttcctcctccatcAAG GTTCAGCATTCCTCCTCTTCTGTATCTTCCTGTTCCATCAATGGCGGAACCTCCCTTACTCGTTGCAACGCCGTCCTCTCCAATTCGTCTTCCAG TACGGAGGTAGCAGACATAGATTGGGACAACATCGGGTTCGGTCTGAAACCCACTGATTACATGTACGTCATGAAATGCAACCTTAACGGGGAGTTCTCAGAGGGTGAATTGCAACGTTTTGGGAACATCGAAGTCAGCCCCTCTGCTGGTGTCCTCAACTATGGACAG GGATTGTTCGAAGGGATGAAAGCTTACAGAAAGCAAGACGGTAAAAACATCCTCCTCTTTCGTCCTCAAGAGAATGCAACGCGTATGAGAAATGGTGCCGAGAGGATGTGTATGCCTGCTCCTTCCGTTGATCAGTTTGTCCAAGCTGTTAAAGCAACCGTTTTAGCAAACAAACGTTGG GTTCCACCTGCAGGAAAAGGTTCTTTGTATATTAGACCGTTGCTAATGGGAACTGGAGCTGTTCTTGGTCTTGCCCCTGCACCAGAATATACTTTTCTTGTCTATGTTTCTCCTGTTGGAAACTACTTCAAG GAAGGTGTGGCACCAATCAATTTGATTGTGGAAAGTGAATTTCACCGTGCAACACCTGGTGGTACTGGAGGTGTTAAGACCATTGGCAATTACGCTGCA GTACTAAAAGCACAGTCGATTGCGAAATCTAAAGGATATTCTGATGTTTTGTACCTTGATTGCGTTTACAAAAGATATCTTGAAGAGGTCTCCTCTTGCAATATCTTCATTGTTAag GACAATGTGATATCTACTCCTGAAATAAAAGGAACCATTTTACCTGGGATTACGCGGAAAAGCATAATCGATGTGGCTcgtacccaagggtttaag GTGGAGGAACGGGATGTGACAGTGGACGAGTTACTAGACGCAGATGAAGTTTTCTGCACAGGAACCGCCGTGGTTGTCTCTCCAGTTGGAAGCATTACACACAAAGGCAAAAG AGTATCTTATGGAGAAGGTAGCTTTGGACCTGTCTCGGAGAAACTCTACACCGTTCTGACAAGCTTACAGATGGGTCTGAGCGAGGACAACATGAACTGGACTGTGAATCTGAGTTAG
- the LOC108813565 gene encoding uncharacterized protein LOC108813565, translating to MDYRNKLVLAPMVRVGTLSFRMLAAEYGADITYGEEIIDHKLLKCQRRFNIASGTTEFVEKGSENVVFSTCDAERERVVFQMGTSDAVRALKAAEIVCNDVAAVDINMGCPKAFSIQGGMGAALLSKPELIHDILATLRRNLDVPVTCKIRLLKSPADTVELARRIEKLGVPALAVHGRKVADRPRDPAKWDEIADVVAALSIPVIANGDVLEYDDFSRIKTATGAASVMVARGAMWNASIFSPKGKSHWEDVKKKYIRKSILWNNDVKSTKYTIKEMIAHHSCLELAEGKSLNKADTLEDIAKLYEVEDYYWTVKNIRPLTHDLDYVL from the exons atgGATTACCGGAACAAGCTTGTTCTTGCTCCGATGGTCCGTGTG GGAACGCTCTCTTTCCGAATGTTGGCGGCGGAGTACGGCGCCGATATTACATACGGAGAAGAGATTATCGATCATAAGCTTCTCAAATGCCAACGCCGTTTCAACA TTGCTTCCGGAACAACAGAGTTTGTGGAGAAAGGGAGTGAGAATGTTGTCTTTAGCACATGTGATGCAGAAAGAGAAAGGGTTGTTTTCCAAATGGGGACTTCTGATGCTGTTAGGGCTCTTAAAGCTGCTGAGATTGT GTGCAATGATGTTGCAGCTGTTGATATTAATATGGGTTGCCCCAAGGCTTTCTCTATTCAAGGAGGAATGGGTGCTGCTCTCTTAAGTAAACCCGAGCTCATTCACGAT ATTCTGGCAACACTTAGAAGGAACTTAGACGTCCCTGTTACTTGCAAGATTCGTCTATTGAAATCACCTGCAGATACTGTTGAATTGGCTAGGAGAATCGAGAAGCTTGGTGTACCAGCTCTTGCTGTACATGGgag GAAAGTTGCAGACAGGCCAAGAGATCCTGCTAAATGGGACGAGATAGCAGATGTAGTTGCTGCATTGTCCATTCCCGTTATTGCAAACGGAGATGTTTTAGAATACGATGATTTCTCTCGCATTAAAACTGCTACAG GCGCTGCGTCCGTGATGGTTGCAAGAGGAGCTATGTGGAATGCTTCAATTTTCTCTCCAAAAGGAAAGTCTCACTGGGAAGATGTGAAAAAGAAATACATTAGAAAG AGCATCTTGTGGAACAACGATGTTAAAAGCACGAAATACACGATAAAGGAGATGATAGCGCATCATTCTTGTCTTGAATTAGCCGAAGGAAAGTCTCTCAACAAAGCTGACACTTTGGAAGATATAGC GAAGCTTTACGAGGTGGAAGATTACTATTGGACAGTAAAGAACATTCGTCCCCTGACACATGACTTGGACTACGTTTTGTGA
- the LOC108813566 gene encoding COMPASS-like H3K4 histone methylase component WDR5A, with protein MADEEVPSFTPYTHSQTLTSHDHAVSSVKFSPDGRLLASSSSDRTIRTYSININPDDENSVPIAKPLQVLTGHQNGVSDVAFSPDARLIVSASDDKTLKLWDVETGSSIKTLHGHTSHAFCVGFNPQSSTIASGSFDETVRIWDVKTGKCLKILPAHSDPVTAVDFNRDGSLVVSSSYDGLCRVWDSGTGHCLKTLLMDDENHPVSFVRFSPNGKFVLIGTLDNTLRLWNVSSGKYVKTYTGHVTSQYSVSSAFSITDGRKIVGGSEDKCVYMWELNSRKLLQKLEGHTEPVMTVACHPTENLIASGSLDKSIRLWTPKK; from the exons ATGGCTGACGAAGAAGTTCCATCATTCACCCCTTACACCCACTCCCAAACCCTAACCTCCCACGACCACGCCGTCTCCTCAGTCAAATTCTCCCCCGACGGCCGCCTCCTCGCCTCATCATCCTCCGACAGAACAATCCGCACTTACTCCATCAACATCAACCCCGACGACGAAAACTCCGTCCCCATCGCCAAACCCCTACAAGTACTCACCGGCCACCAAAACGGCGTCTCCGACGTCGCCTTCTCCCCAGACGCGAGGCTCATCGTCTCTGCCTCCGACGACAAGACCCTGAAGCTCTGGGACGTCGAGACCGGCTCCTCGATCAAGACCCTCCACGGGCACACCAGCCACGCCTTCTGCGTCGGATTCAACCCGCAGTCCAGCACCATCGCCTCCGGCTCCTTTGACGAGACCGTCCGGATCTGGGACGTGAAGACGGGAAAGTGCCTGAAAATCCTCCCCGCGCACTCCGACCCCGTCACCGCCGTGGATTTCAACCGCGACGGGTCGCTTGTCGTTTCGAGTAGCTACGATGGGCTGTGTAGGGTTTGGGACTCGGGGACTGGGCATTGTCTGAAGACGCTGCTGATGGACGACGAGAATCATCCTGTCTCGTTCGTTAGATTCTCTCCTAACGGCAAGTTCGTCCTCATCGGCACCCTCGATAACACCCTC AGGTTGTGGAACGTTTCTTCTGGCAAATACGTTAAAACGTACACTGGCCACGTCACCTCTCAGTACTCGGTTTCCTCTGCGTTTTCCATCACTGATGGGAGGAAGATAGTGGGTGGATCGGAGGACAAGTGTGTGTACATGTGGGAGCTGAACTCCAGGAAGTTGCTTCAGAAACTTGAGGGACATACTGAGCCTGTCATGACCGTGGCTTGCCACCCGACTGAGAACTTGATCGCATCTGGCTCGCTCGACAAGTCTATTAGACTTTGGACACCGAAGAAATAA
- the LOC108806231 gene encoding branched-chain-amino-acid aminotransferase 3, chloroplastic isoform X1 has product MERATTISPSLSQNYLLCPSRAFTTRLHSFSTTRSLSPSSSSSIKVQHSSSSVSSCSINGGTSLTRCNAVLSNSSSSSTEVADIDWDNIGFGLKPTDYMYVMKCNLNGEFSEGELQRFGNIEVSPSAGVLNYGQGLFEGMKAYRKQDGKNILLFRPQENATRMRNGAERMCMPAPSVDQFVQAVKATVLANKRWVPPAGKGSLYIRPLLMGTGAVLGLAPAPEYTFLVYVSPVGNYFKEGVAPINLIVESEFHRATPGGTGGVKTIGNYAAVLKAQSIAKSKGYSDVLYLDCVYKRYLEEVSSCNIFIVKDNVISTPEIKGTILPGITRKSIIDVARTQGFKVEERDVTVDELLDADEVFCTGTAVVVSPVGSITHKGKRVSYGEGSFGPVSEKLYTVLTSLQMGLSEDNMNWTVNLS; this is encoded by the exons atggagagagcaACCACCATTTCTCCGAGCCTGAGTCAAAACTACCTACTTTGTCCTTCACGCGCCTTCACCACGCGCCTCCACTCCTTCTCTACTACTCGGAGCTTATCGccatcatcttcctcctccatcAAG GTTCAGCATTCCTCCTCTTCTGTATCTTCCTGTTCCATCAATGGCGGAACCTCCCTTACTCGTTGCAACGCCGTCCTCTCCAATTCGTCTTCCAG TAGTACGGAGGTAGCAGACATAGATTGGGACAACATCGGGTTCGGTCTGAAACCCACTGATTACATGTACGTCATGAAATGCAACCTTAACGGGGAGTTCTCAGAGGGTGAATTGCAACGTTTTGGGAACATCGAAGTCAGCCCCTCTGCTGGTGTCCTCAACTATGGACAG GGATTGTTCGAAGGGATGAAAGCTTACAGAAAGCAAGACGGTAAAAACATCCTCCTCTTTCGTCCTCAAGAGAATGCAACGCGTATGAGAAATGGTGCCGAGAGGATGTGTATGCCTGCTCCTTCCGTTGATCAGTTTGTCCAAGCTGTTAAAGCAACCGTTTTAGCAAACAAACGTTGG GTTCCACCTGCAGGAAAAGGTTCTTTGTATATTAGACCGTTGCTAATGGGAACTGGAGCTGTTCTTGGTCTTGCCCCTGCACCAGAATATACTTTTCTTGTCTATGTTTCTCCTGTTGGAAACTACTTCAAG GAAGGTGTGGCACCAATCAATTTGATTGTGGAAAGTGAATTTCACCGTGCAACACCTGGTGGTACTGGAGGTGTTAAGACCATTGGCAATTACGCTGCA GTACTAAAAGCACAGTCGATTGCGAAATCTAAAGGATATTCTGATGTTTTGTACCTTGATTGCGTTTACAAAAGATATCTTGAAGAGGTCTCCTCTTGCAATATCTTCATTGTTAag GACAATGTGATATCTACTCCTGAAATAAAAGGAACCATTTTACCTGGGATTACGCGGAAAAGCATAATCGATGTGGCTcgtacccaagggtttaag GTGGAGGAACGGGATGTGACAGTGGACGAGTTACTAGACGCAGATGAAGTTTTCTGCACAGGAACCGCCGTGGTTGTCTCTCCAGTTGGAAGCATTACACACAAAGGCAAAAG AGTATCTTATGGAGAAGGTAGCTTTGGACCTGTCTCGGAGAAACTCTACACCGTTCTGACAAGCTTACAGATGGGTCTGAGCGAGGACAACATGAACTGGACTGTGAATCTGAGTTAG
- the LOC108813567 gene encoding uncharacterized protein LOC108813567, with protein sequence MEPRSELKLKLYEIFKEFMTRVTKLEELENAANTFLLRFQQGLCLLKRSPMVTSSDLVKNILKNNETRRLKSYIASGCINIDDAAKSTRALHTSLSGLSDHLIKARSLLSELERLTDEAALAIETATTQLDVDSGDELEQVTSDEENETVHFPQEPEVTEYATVIAVVYSMVKQNYVMQEKIVRSLSLKTSFDELDTYTMMWSLRPFVEDEIMNRAWKCIY encoded by the exons ATGGAACCTAGAAGCGAACTGAAGCTAAAACTTTACGAAATTTTCAAAGAGTTTATGACACG GGTCACAAAACTTGAGGAACTAGAGAATGCTGCAAACACCTTTCTTCTACGGTTTCAGCAAGGACTCT GCTTGCTCAAACGCTCTCCAATGGTCACTTCGTCCGATTTGGTCAAGAACATTCTGAAGAACAACGAAACAAGACGGCTTAAATCGTATATAGCATCCGGCTGTATTAACATCGATGATGCTGCAAAAAGCACAAGAGCTT TGCATACATCCTTATCAGGACTTTCTGACCACCTTATTAAAG CTCGAAGCTTACTATCTGAGCTCGAGCGTCTCACCGATGAGGCAGCCCTTGCGATTGAGACTGCAACAACACAGCTAGATGTAGATTCAGGTGATGAGTTAGAACAAGTAACGAGTGATGAG GAGAATGAGACTGTGCATTTTCCTCAAGAACCTGAAGTTACAGAGTACGCTACAGTCATTGCAGTGGTTTATAGTATGGTGAAGCAGAACTATGTTATGCAG GAAAAGATTGTGAGATCGCTTAGTTTGAAGACATCGTTTGATGAACTAGATACTTACACTATGATGTGGTCATTGCGCCCGTTTGTAGAAGACGAGATTATGAACAGAGCGTGGAAATGTATCTACTAA